A window of the Dyadobacter pollutisoli genome harbors these coding sequences:
- a CDS encoding HD domain-containing protein, with amino-acid sequence MNKRKIINDPVYGFISISSDLLYDLVDHPYFQRLRRIKQLGLADIVYPGALHTRFHHALGAMHLMSQALKALQEKGHMIWEPELEAAQAAILLHDLGHGPFSHVLESVLLTGVAHESITLVMMKDLNRQMNGRLDIAIQMFEGTYPRRFFHQMISSQLDMDRMDYLNRDSFYTGVIEGSIGADRLIKMLDISKDQLVVEEKGLLSIENFLHARRLMYWQVYLHKTLLSAQAMLTQILHRARELSVAGEKLFATPDFARFLQNEYSLSDFDTQPDLLRAFNGLDDNDVWASVKGWKSHPDPVLSTLCEMLLNRNLFKISFYSAPPGEEILAPLRNRLLDNGIAENQLSYFMVTGETTNWAYAKEQDPIRVKMKNGNLLDIADASDIPTIEALTKIVRKYYVCWGKNVSLRG; translated from the coding sequence TTGAATAAAAGGAAAATCATTAACGATCCGGTCTACGGGTTTATATCCATATCCTCTGATCTGCTTTACGACCTTGTTGATCACCCCTATTTTCAACGGTTAAGAAGGATCAAACAACTCGGACTTGCGGATATAGTATACCCTGGCGCGTTGCATACCCGCTTTCACCATGCACTCGGTGCCATGCACCTCATGAGCCAGGCATTGAAAGCTTTGCAGGAAAAGGGGCACATGATCTGGGAGCCGGAACTCGAAGCGGCGCAGGCTGCTATCCTGCTGCACGACCTCGGCCACGGGCCTTTTTCACACGTTCTGGAAAGCGTTTTGCTGACCGGCGTCGCGCACGAATCCATTACATTGGTGATGATGAAGGACCTGAACCGGCAAATGAATGGCAGGTTGGATATTGCCATTCAAATGTTTGAAGGGACTTACCCGAGGCGCTTCTTTCACCAGATGATTTCCAGTCAGCTTGATATGGACCGGATGGATTACCTGAACCGGGATAGTTTCTATACAGGCGTTATTGAAGGTTCGATAGGTGCCGACCGGCTGATCAAGATGCTGGATATCAGTAAAGATCAGCTGGTAGTGGAGGAAAAAGGGCTGTTAAGTATTGAGAATTTTCTTCATGCGCGCAGACTGATGTACTGGCAGGTGTACCTGCATAAGACGCTGCTGAGCGCCCAGGCGATGCTTACCCAGATATTACATCGTGCCCGTGAGCTGTCCGTTGCCGGAGAAAAGCTGTTTGCGACACCTGACTTTGCAAGGTTTCTGCAAAATGAATATTCCCTCTCCGATTTCGATACGCAACCCGATTTGTTGCGGGCCTTCAACGGTTTGGATGATAATGACGTATGGGCATCAGTAAAGGGGTGGAAGTCGCATCCTGATCCTGTTCTCTCAACATTGTGTGAAATGCTGCTCAACCGGAATTTGTTCAAAATCAGCTTTTATAGTGCTCCTCCGGGAGAAGAAATCCTCGCGCCGCTGAGAAATCGGCTTCTGGACAATGGAATAGCTGAAAATCAGTTATCCTATTTTATGGTCACCGGCGAGACTACCAATTGGGCCTATGCAAAAGAACAGGACCCGATCCGTGTAAAAATGAAGAATGGGAACTTACTCGACATTGCCGATGCATCCGACATTCCTACCATTGAAGCACTGACTAAGATTGTACGCAAGTACTATGTATGTTGGGGTAAAAATGTATCTTTGCGTGGTTAG
- a CDS encoding MOSC domain-containing protein codes for MILSEIWVYPVKSLGGIRLAEAKTEERGLQYDRRWMIIDENDVFITQRVFTKMALIDVELLSDGLRISYRPEPKNPVIVPYKPVSSKPVTVTVWDDVVEAVTVCEEADAWLSSTLNQNLRLVMMPDSSFRKADTKYAKHEENVSFADAFPYLIISQASLDDLNSRLAEPISMRRFRPNFVVTGTEAFAEDQWKNVMIGDLNFEIVKPCARCVLTTINPETAEKGSEPLKTLASYRRVNNKVMFGQNMVVKDIGTIKEGDQLVVY; via the coding sequence ATGATATTGTCAGAAATATGGGTTTATCCGGTAAAGTCGCTTGGCGGAATCCGGTTAGCCGAGGCCAAAACCGAAGAACGCGGCTTGCAATACGACCGTCGCTGGATGATCATCGACGAAAACGATGTTTTCATTACCCAACGTGTTTTTACCAAAATGGCGCTGATCGACGTTGAGCTGCTTTCTGACGGACTGAGAATTTCCTACCGGCCCGAACCGAAAAACCCAGTCATAGTACCCTATAAACCAGTGTCTTCGAAACCCGTGACCGTTACAGTCTGGGACGATGTGGTGGAAGCAGTTACAGTTTGTGAAGAGGCCGACGCGTGGCTCAGCAGCACATTAAATCAAAATTTGCGGTTGGTGATGATGCCGGATAGTTCATTCCGAAAGGCTGATACAAAATATGCCAAACATGAGGAGAATGTTAGTTTCGCCGATGCATTCCCCTACCTGATCATTTCCCAGGCATCGCTGGATGATCTCAATTCCCGACTAGCGGAACCTATTTCCATGAGGCGTTTCAGGCCGAATTTCGTTGTTACCGGAACCGAAGCTTTTGCAGAAGATCAATGGAAAAACGTCATGATCGGTGATCTGAATTTTGAGATAGTAAAGCCGTGCGCGCGTTGTGTTTTGACTACCATCAATCCTGAAACAGCTGAAAAAGGGTCTGAGCCTCTGAAAACCCTGGCTTCATACAGAAGGGTCAATAACAAGGTCATGTTTGGTCAGAATATGGTTGTAAAGGACATTGGCACTATTAAGGAAGGCGACCAGCTGGTTGTTTACTGA
- a CDS encoding T9SS type A sorting domain-containing protein, which produces MTTGEACRSQTPKVLRNDVTIRPVVKIENTDTQTRIVYDPSDKSFYTIAWNGELYHLKPEVSGSYSIQRLATAEDHAINYLQGLALHEGSLYLLGNVVLKQGVSGYGKAVKAKITADHKLIWTEIFRTAEHASSKTLYDHAFSAICFSPDGKDIFIASGSRTDHGEVKDNDGLYPNLREIALTSAIFKIPASTENLILPNDSSALAPYIYVRGVRNAFSLAFAANGDLFSVENSGDRDDPEEMNWIRPGAHYGFPWEMGGNDTPMQFAGYKQDDDKLLNHAYTGYQIGAFYDDSKYPPKPKNLTFRKPIQNAGPDADMYRDAVTGKIMDASENGKTISTFTAHRSPLGLVFDTKEGLGGEYKGKGFVLNFQEGTASYGPMQDSGRDLLMLDLKKNAAGDDYTLHAHRIAMDFWEPTDAKIVDSKLYVLEGRGQIWELTFPKEIVTSTQISQPGSLKAYPNPSQSKMQIEVPAQQQAVVISVLDIAGKLLIKEERKAKDGKTELDISTLKSGIYMLKVESQSLHLATKFLVNP; this is translated from the coding sequence ATGACAACAGGTGAAGCTTGCCGCAGTCAAACGCCGAAAGTTTTGCGCAACGATGTGACCATCCGTCCGGTTGTCAAAATTGAAAATACCGATACCCAGACAAGAATTGTTTACGACCCGTCCGACAAATCTTTTTACACCATCGCCTGGAATGGTGAATTGTACCATTTGAAGCCAGAAGTTTCCGGAAGTTATTCCATTCAGCGGCTTGCTACTGCGGAAGATCATGCCATTAACTATTTGCAGGGCCTTGCATTGCACGAGGGTAGCCTCTACCTGCTGGGCAATGTCGTGCTCAAACAAGGAGTTTCGGGTTACGGCAAGGCTGTAAAGGCAAAAATAACAGCTGATCACAAGCTTATATGGACAGAAATTTTCAGGACCGCTGAGCATGCTTCTTCCAAAACATTGTATGATCACGCATTCAGCGCCATTTGTTTTTCGCCCGATGGGAAGGATATTTTCATCGCCAGCGGCTCCCGGACAGACCACGGCGAAGTGAAGGACAATGATGGTCTTTACCCCAATCTTCGTGAGATAGCGCTCACCAGCGCCATTTTCAAAATTCCTGCATCTACTGAAAATCTTATTTTACCAAATGACTCCTCTGCGCTGGCGCCCTACATTTATGTGAGAGGCGTAAGAAATGCATTCAGTCTGGCTTTTGCTGCGAACGGTGATCTTTTTAGTGTAGAAAATTCCGGTGACCGCGACGATCCTGAGGAAATGAACTGGATCAGGCCGGGAGCACATTACGGCTTTCCCTGGGAAATGGGTGGTAACGATACGCCTATGCAATTTGCCGGGTACAAGCAGGATGATGACAAACTACTTAACCATGCTTACACCGGCTACCAGATCGGAGCCTTTTACGATGACAGCAAATATCCTCCGAAGCCAAAGAACCTGACTTTTCGCAAGCCCATTCAAAATGCCGGGCCCGATGCCGACATGTACAGAGACGCGGTGACTGGAAAGATCATGGACGCCAGTGAGAACGGAAAAACGATCAGTACTTTTACAGCACATCGTTCTCCATTGGGGCTTGTATTTGACACGAAAGAAGGTTTGGGAGGAGAATATAAAGGAAAAGGTTTTGTATTAAACTTTCAGGAAGGAACCGCATCCTACGGCCCTATGCAAGATTCAGGTCGTGACCTGCTCATGCTGGATTTGAAAAAGAATGCAGCCGGGGATGACTACACTCTCCATGCCCATCGTATCGCGATGGATTTCTGGGAGCCAACGGACGCGAAAATTGTCGATAGCAAGCTCTATGTCCTGGAAGGAAGAGGTCAGATCTGGGAGCTTACATTCCCCAAAGAGATTGTCACTTCAACCCAAATCTCACAGCCCGGTTCATTAAAGGCCTATCCTAATCCAAGCCAAAGCAAAATGCAGATTGAAGTTCCAGCGCAGCAACAAGCAGTGGTTATTTCGGTATTGGATATAGCCGGCAAGTTGTTGATCAAAGAAGAGCGAAAGGCGAAAGACGGAAAAACAGAGCTGGACATTTCGACCTTGAAAAGTGGTATCTATATGCTCAAAGTGGAGTCTCAGTCGTTACATTTAGCAACCAAATTTCTGGTAAATCCATGA
- a CDS encoding bestrophin-like domain, whose amino-acid sequence MKESFIYRTDAFILCSILFSLMLLSIFLGFKFGKVRYSQDEESAGNNTIVSALFGLLAFLLAVTFGMSGSRFDSRRDAIINESNAIGTAVLRADLYPDSLRATLRKNFKSYLNARIDYYEAGRDRGKMDEANARADAQEKNLWQTAMGHARTSPDFLKTQPMIPALNDMFDNATICNTREKARVPDPMVILLMTLSIASAFYAGYISVGKGKLDWFIIVGFCLLTSLVIYITLDLDRPRRGLINLDATHQTMLDVLKLL is encoded by the coding sequence ATGAAAGAATCATTCATTTACCGAACCGATGCATTCATTTTGTGCTCGATTTTATTCTCGCTGATGCTGCTTTCCATTTTTCTCGGATTCAAATTTGGGAAAGTCAGGTACAGCCAGGATGAGGAAAGTGCAGGCAACAACACGATCGTCTCTGCATTGTTTGGGTTGCTGGCATTTTTGCTGGCCGTGACTTTCGGCATGAGCGGAAGCAGGTTTGACAGCAGAAGGGATGCCATAATCAATGAATCCAATGCAATAGGGACGGCTGTTTTGCGTGCCGACCTTTATCCGGACTCACTCAGGGCCACATTGCGAAAGAACTTCAAAAGTTATCTGAATGCGCGCATCGACTATTACGAAGCAGGAAGAGATCGCGGTAAAATGGATGAAGCTAACGCCAGGGCAGATGCACAAGAGAAAAATTTATGGCAAACTGCGATGGGCCATGCAAGGACTTCACCTGACTTTTTGAAAACCCAGCCAATGATCCCTGCATTAAACGATATGTTCGATAACGCAACGATCTGCAATACACGTGAAAAGGCCAGGGTGCCCGATCCTATGGTCATATTGTTAATGACGTTGTCCATTGCGAGCGCATTTTATGCAGGCTATATATCTGTGGGAAAAGGAAAGCTGGACTGGTTCATTATTGTAGGGTTTTGCTTGCTTACTTCATTGGTCATCTACATTACACTAGACCTGGACAGGCCAAGAAGAGGTTTGATCAATTTGGACGCAACGCACCAAACTATGCTGGATGTTTTAAAGCTATTATAG
- the lpxA gene encoding acyl-ACP--UDP-N-acetylglucosamine O-acyltransferase, which translates to MTQSLAYIHPDAKIAQNVEIEPFAMIHSDVEIGEGTWIGSHAVINSGARIGKNCRIFPGVVISATPQDLKYNNEYTLTIIGDNTTIREYATISRGTEEHWKTVVGSDCLIMAYAHVAHDCRVGNNCIIGNNVQMAGHVHVGDWAIVSALSAVHQFVKIGPHSFVSGASLVRKDVPPFTKAAREPISYVGINSVGLRRRGYSNEKIVDIQNVYRYIYMKGLNNAEALQKIELELPPSNERDEIINFIRNSERGIMKSPFQTNGTTDTEAQP; encoded by the coding sequence ATGACTCAATCATTAGCATATATCCATCCTGACGCTAAGATCGCTCAGAATGTGGAAATCGAACCATTCGCAATGATCCACTCCGACGTAGAAATCGGTGAAGGGACTTGGATTGGATCACACGCTGTTATCAATTCAGGTGCACGCATTGGCAAAAACTGCCGGATATTTCCTGGTGTCGTTATTTCAGCGACCCCGCAGGATTTAAAATATAACAACGAGTATACGCTCACGATCATTGGTGACAATACCACGATCCGTGAGTACGCGACCATCAGCCGGGGAACGGAAGAGCATTGGAAAACAGTGGTTGGTTCCGACTGCCTGATCATGGCATACGCCCACGTAGCGCACGACTGCCGGGTTGGAAACAATTGCATCATTGGAAACAATGTGCAGATGGCCGGCCACGTTCACGTTGGCGACTGGGCGATTGTGAGTGCATTAAGTGCTGTGCATCAGTTTGTTAAAATCGGGCCGCATTCATTTGTATCAGGAGCTTCTTTGGTGCGCAAAGACGTGCCGCCGTTTACGAAAGCCGCACGTGAGCCTATTTCTTACGTAGGTATCAATTCGGTTGGACTAAGACGCAGGGGTTATAGCAATGAGAAAATTGTTGATATCCAGAACGTTTACCGCTACATCTACATGAAAGGGCTGAACAATGCTGAGGCTCTTCAAAAAATAGAACTGGAATTGCCTCCGTCCAATGAAAGGGATGAGATCATTAACTTCATCCGTAACTCGGAAAGAGGAATTATGAAAAGCCCATTCCAGACCAATGGTACTACCGATACAGAGGCTCAGCCCTGA
- the lpxD gene encoding UDP-3-O-(3-hydroxymyristoyl)glucosamine N-acyltransferase — protein sequence MKFTVSEIAQMLDGTIVGDEKITINSAAKIEEGRPGCISFLANSKYEPFIYTTQSSAVIVNHDFAPKKEIAATLIYVNNAYTAFTILLEEYQKRLSNEKTGVEQPSFIGENSQVGQHCYRGAFSYIGKNCSIGESVKIYPNTYLGDNITIGDYSVIHPGVRIYDNTVIGKNCTIFANTVIGGDGFGFAPQADGTYKTIPQLGNVVIEDDVSIGSNSTIDCATMGSTIIRKGVKIDNLVQIAHNVEIGKNTVIAAQSGVSGSTTVGEQCIIAGQVGITGHITIANNTKIGAQSGLGKSIKKEGLSLSGSPARDLTEHLRSMALVRRVPAIEERLKDLESKREISDFQEEN from the coding sequence ATGAAATTTACTGTCAGCGAGATTGCTCAAATGCTTGATGGAACTATTGTTGGAGATGAAAAAATTACAATTAATTCGGCTGCTAAAATAGAAGAAGGGCGTCCGGGGTGTATTTCTTTTTTGGCCAATAGTAAATACGAACCCTTTATTTATACCACACAATCGTCGGCAGTAATTGTTAATCACGACTTTGCCCCGAAAAAAGAAATTGCCGCCACCCTTATATATGTAAACAACGCCTATACTGCCTTCACGATTCTGCTGGAAGAGTATCAGAAACGTCTTTCCAATGAAAAAACCGGAGTAGAACAACCGAGTTTTATCGGTGAAAACAGCCAGGTAGGGCAGCATTGTTATCGCGGAGCATTCTCATATATTGGAAAGAACTGCTCCATCGGCGAAAGCGTTAAAATTTATCCTAATACATATCTTGGAGACAATATCACCATCGGCGATTATTCTGTAATCCACCCGGGTGTAAGGATTTATGATAATACGGTCATTGGTAAAAACTGTACTATTTTTGCGAACACGGTGATCGGAGGTGACGGTTTCGGCTTTGCCCCACAGGCTGACGGAACTTATAAAACCATTCCACAACTGGGTAATGTGGTGATAGAGGACGATGTGAGCATTGGGTCTAATTCAACCATTGATTGCGCTACGATGGGTTCCACCATTATCCGGAAAGGTGTGAAGATTGATAATCTTGTACAGATTGCACATAATGTAGAGATTGGAAAAAATACCGTTATTGCAGCGCAGTCAGGAGTGTCGGGCTCAACGACGGTAGGTGAACAATGCATTATAGCAGGTCAGGTTGGGATTACCGGACATATAACGATTGCAAATAATACCAAAATAGGTGCCCAGAGTGGTCTTGGCAAATCAATAAAAAAAGAAGGCCTTTCGCTTTCAGGCTCGCCGGCAAGGGATTTGACCGAACATTTGCGTTCGATGGCCCTGGTTAGAAGGGTTCCTGCTATTGAGGAAAGACTGAAAGACCTGGAAAGCAAAAGGGAAATATCCGATTTTCAGGAAGAAAATTAA
- a CDS encoding IPT/TIG domain-containing protein codes for MRTSIIFTLILAISASWLACSSDNPVKTPDPIAELQGFSPLSGGKGTLIKIQGKNFGTVVSDISVKINGLSATIQSVRDSEIAAVVPDKCGLGAIDLTVKGKAFTSAEKFRYQYVATTSFFAGGTKGYADGAPQTVKFEGPYNIVYDKGLLYVADLGNCMVRKIEADGTTSTIVGTPHSGFKDGKGDQALMKFPIGVDVGPDGIIYVADHQNNAIRKIATDGTLTTITGSPEREGLLDGDLATAQFKRPYGVKIDKSGTLWVCDTENGVIRKISANGQVTTFAGSTPGHADGKLREAKFYFPAHLTFDETGNAFVADKHNHCIRRISPDGMVTTFAGTPGKAGFMDGKATEAMFNQPSNVQIDKLGNLYVTDLYNHCIRLVYPDGMVTTLAGQPTVPGYVEGTGNVARFWHPQGSTLDKDENLFVTDSFNNRIRKLTIE; via the coding sequence ATGAGGACCAGTATCATTTTTACATTGATTCTCGCGATATCTGCTTCCTGGCTGGCATGTAGCAGCGACAATCCTGTGAAAACTCCCGACCCAATCGCGGAACTGCAAGGATTCAGCCCATTAAGTGGCGGCAAAGGAACATTGATAAAGATTCAGGGTAAAAACTTTGGCACGGTCGTGTCAGATATTTCTGTTAAAATCAATGGCCTTTCTGCCACCATTCAATCTGTCAGGGACAGCGAGATAGCAGCTGTTGTTCCCGACAAATGCGGCCTGGGAGCGATAGATTTAACGGTAAAAGGAAAAGCATTTACGTCCGCTGAGAAATTTCGTTACCAGTATGTTGCGACCACCAGCTTCTTCGCTGGCGGCACAAAAGGATACGCTGACGGCGCTCCCCAAACGGTTAAATTTGAGGGGCCTTACAACATTGTTTACGACAAGGGACTTCTGTATGTCGCCGATCTGGGCAATTGCATGGTCCGTAAAATAGAAGCTGACGGAACCACTTCAACCATTGTAGGTACCCCGCATTCCGGTTTCAAAGACGGCAAAGGTGACCAGGCACTTATGAAATTTCCAATCGGCGTGGACGTTGGCCCGGACGGTATCATATATGTGGCAGACCATCAAAATAACGCAATCAGAAAAATAGCGACCGATGGCACTTTAACTACCATCACGGGCAGTCCTGAACGTGAAGGGCTTTTAGATGGAGACCTGGCAACTGCACAGTTTAAGAGACCCTATGGTGTAAAAATTGACAAATCAGGCACATTATGGGTTTGCGACACAGAAAATGGGGTGATAAGAAAAATCTCCGCGAACGGGCAGGTGACCACTTTTGCGGGAAGCACCCCGGGACATGCCGATGGGAAACTTCGGGAGGCCAAATTTTACTTTCCGGCACACCTGACTTTTGATGAAACAGGCAATGCTTTTGTAGCGGATAAGCATAATCATTGCATTCGCCGGATATCACCGGACGGAATGGTAACTACTTTTGCAGGAACACCGGGCAAGGCTGGATTTATGGACGGAAAGGCTACCGAAGCTATGTTCAATCAACCGAGTAATGTCCAGATTGACAAGCTTGGAAACTTGTATGTGACGGATCTGTACAACCATTGTATCCGGCTCGTCTATCCTGACGGCATGGTCACGACACTAGCAGGCCAGCCGACTGTACCTGGTTATGTGGAGGGAACAGGTAATGTGGCCAGGTTTTGGCATCCGCAGGGCAGTACGCTTGATAAGGATGAAAATCTGTTTGTTACCGATTCCTTCAATAACCGTATCCGTAAACTAACTATTGAGTAA
- a CDS encoding bifunctional UDP-3-O-[3-hydroxymyristoyl] N-acetylglucosamine deacetylase/3-hydroxyacyl-ACP dehydratase, with product MNEKQQTISKSVSVTGVGLHTGVVATMTFVPAPANHGYKFQRVDLPDQPIVDADVDNVVDLSRGTTIEQNGARIHTVEHTLAALVGLQIDNVLIQLDGPEPPIMDGSSINFVDALLDAGIEEQNAYRNYFEVSEYVHYINKEKDTELAALPLSDYRLTVMVDYNSTVISSQHASLNDITLFKDDIAKCRTFVFLHELEALYRQNLIKGGDLTNAIVIVDREVQDGELDHLSQLLNKPKVSVNKSRGVLNNIDLHYPNEMARHKLLDLIGDLALVGRPIKAQILAARPGHAANVALAKKIKKLIKSGKGDIPQYDPNKAPVFDINQIGQLLAHRYPFQMIDKIIALDENSVVGVKNVTINEQFFLGHFPGNPVMPGVLQLEAMAQTGGILVLTSVPDPDNYWPYLIGIDACRFRRNVFPGDTVIFKCEFTSPMKRGIVKMSGRGYVAGQLVCEADMIASLVKKK from the coding sequence ATGAACGAAAAACAACAAACCATTTCTAAGTCTGTATCCGTTACGGGAGTGGGTTTACATACGGGTGTAGTTGCAACAATGACATTTGTTCCAGCGCCCGCGAATCATGGATATAAGTTTCAGCGTGTCGATTTACCTGACCAACCCATTGTAGATGCAGATGTTGATAATGTAGTAGATCTCTCACGGGGCACGACCATTGAACAGAATGGCGCCAGGATTCACACCGTGGAGCACACACTTGCAGCATTGGTTGGCTTGCAGATTGATAATGTACTGATCCAGCTGGATGGCCCCGAGCCTCCAATCATGGACGGTAGCTCTATCAATTTTGTAGATGCGCTGCTTGATGCCGGAATTGAAGAACAGAACGCATATCGTAACTACTTTGAGGTTTCGGAATATGTTCATTATATCAATAAAGAAAAAGATACCGAGCTGGCCGCATTGCCGCTCTCGGATTACCGGTTGACAGTCATGGTGGATTACAATTCTACCGTAATCAGCAGCCAGCATGCTTCTTTGAATGACATTACTTTGTTCAAAGATGATATCGCCAAGTGCCGGACATTTGTTTTTCTGCATGAGCTGGAAGCTTTGTACCGACAAAACCTGATCAAAGGTGGTGATTTGACTAACGCGATCGTGATCGTGGACAGGGAGGTGCAGGACGGAGAACTCGATCATTTGTCACAACTTTTAAATAAGCCGAAAGTCAGTGTCAATAAATCAAGAGGCGTGCTGAACAACATTGATCTGCATTACCCGAATGAAATGGCACGCCACAAGCTGCTCGATCTGATCGGGGACCTTGCACTGGTAGGTCGTCCCATCAAAGCGCAGATCCTGGCAGCGAGGCCCGGGCACGCAGCTAATGTAGCGCTTGCGAAAAAAATCAAGAAGCTAATCAAGTCGGGCAAAGGAGATATTCCACAATACGATCCTAACAAAGCCCCAGTTTTTGACATTAACCAGATCGGACAGTTACTAGCCCACCGTTATCCTTTCCAAATGATCGACAAGATCATTGCATTGGACGAAAATAGCGTAGTAGGGGTGAAGAATGTGACTATCAACGAACAGTTTTTCCTGGGCCACTTTCCCGGAAATCCTGTAATGCCCGGCGTCCTGCAATTGGAAGCAATGGCGCAGACGGGCGGTATCCTGGTTCTGACAAGTGTACCTGACCCGGATAATTACTGGCCTTACCTGATCGGTATTGATGCCTGCCGCTTCCGGCGCAATGTTTTCCCCGGAGACACAGTTATTTTCAAATGCGAGTTCACCTCCCCGATGAAAAGGGGGATCGTCAAAATGAGTGGCCGGGGGTATGTGGCCGGACAATTGGTGTGTGAAGCGGACATGATAGCAAGCCTGGTAAAGAAAAAATGA